In a genomic window of Helianthus annuus cultivar XRQ/B chromosome 10, HanXRQr2.0-SUNRISE, whole genome shotgun sequence:
- the LOC110893201 gene encoding homeobox-leucine zipper protein HDG1, whose protein sequence is MANFASHVSQMFGIPLPNKVTIPGDPLNPIMSGSLMDYDIPIQRNEYLVQASRAMEVLLKLGNVNAPLWNRNIEGGGETLNFVEYERAFPPILGTKPPGFVSEATRARSVVPMTSSTLIEALLNTDQWREMFIGMIGSCTTMEVISNGTGGSRNGALQLMKAEIQLISPLVPVRGLKFIRFAKQQAQGQWIVVNLSIDSGIEGHMTRRCPSGYAKWFHHGIAYVTWIEHTEYDVQSVSHQYRQLINSGVGFGAQRWISALLRHCESITAIMSPTLNHHLLQDTKRSLRGLAQRMMSIFCGGVCLTDGQQWDLVADHAPRRPRIMAHNYISGFGEPMGIVTSATY, encoded by the exons ATGGCTAATTTCGCCAGTCATGTCAGTCAAATGTTTGGTATACCATTGCCAAACAAAGTGACAATTCCTGGTGACCCTTTAAACCCAATCATGAGTGGATCACTTATGGACTATGACATACCCATTCAAAGGAATGAATATCTTGTGCAAGCATCAAGAGCCATGGAAGTGCTCTTAAAGCTTGGGAATGTAAATGCTCCACTATGGAATAGAAACATAGAAGGTGGAGGAGAAACCCTTAATTTTGTTGAATATGAAAGGGCTTTTCCTCCTATCCTTGGCACAAAACCACCTGGATTCGTATCTGAGGCTACACGGGCTAGGAGCGTGGTACCGATGACTAGTTCTACCCTTATAGAAGCATTACTCAACACG GATCAATGGAGAGAAATGTTTATAGGCATGATCGGCAGTTGTACTACAATGGAAGTGATTTCCAATGGTACAGGAGGCTCAAGAAATGGTGCTCTCCAACTT ATGAAGGCCGAAATTCAACTCATTTCGCCTTTAGTGCCAGTTCGAGGGCTTAAGTTTATTCGATTTGCCAAACAGCAAGCACAGGGGCAATGGATTGTGGTTAATTTGTCAATCGATTCGGGTATTGAAGGACACATGACAAGAAGGTGTCCTTCTGGTTATGCCAAATGGTTTCACCATGGTATAGCATAT GTTACGTGGATCGAACATACTGAATACGATGTGCAATCGGTCTCCCACCAGTATCGCCAGTTAATCAACTCGGGTGTGGGCTTCGGTGCACAAAGATGGATTAGTGCACTTTTGCGGCATTGTGAAAGCATAACAGCCATCATGTCTCCCACCCTCAACCACCACCTACTTCAAGATACAAAAAGAAGCTTAAGAGGCCTAGCACAAcgcatgatgagtatcttttgcGGTGGGGTTTGTTTAACCGATGGTCAACAATGGGATTTGGTTGCGGATCATGCACCAAGAAGACCAAGGATCATGGCACACAATTACATAAGTGGTTTTGGTGAACCAATGGGAATAGTCACTAGTGCAACCTATTAA